The Amblyomma americanum isolate KBUSLIRL-KWMA chromosome 3, ASM5285725v1, whole genome shotgun sequence genome window below encodes:
- the LOC144124795 gene encoding E3 ubiquitin-protein ligase MSL2-like isoform X2 — protein MISRATVLLELSSNGSDSSEYSGTTSTAAAPTAAVLHYPQPPVSSSGRRGCRCGSASINPGKLTCCGQRCPCYVAGSSCAKCRCKGCRNPIDKITQIWSEALQVGGHESAKSGTDGKPPKGRTHVVHILQVDHK, from the coding sequence TGCTGGAGCTGAGCAGCAATGGTTCGGACTCATCAGAGTACAGCGGCACCACTTCGACGGCGGCGGCGCCCACGGCCGCGGTGCTGCACTACCCGCAGCCACCGGTGTCGTCGTCGGGGCGCCGGGGCTGCCGGTGCGGCTCGGCGAGCATAAACCCTGGCAAGCTGACGTGCTGCGGCCAGCGGTGCCCGTGCTACGTGGCCGGCTCGAGCTGCGCGAAGTGCCGCTGCAAAGGGTGCCGAAATCCCATCGACAAGATCACCCAGATCTGGAGCGAGGCCCTTCAGGTGGGCGGCCATGAGTCGGCCAAGTCGGGCACTGACGGCAAGCCGCCCAAGGGACGGACACACGTGGTGCATATCCTGCAGGTGGACCACAAGTGA